Proteins encoded together in one Flavobacterium keumense window:
- the recA gene encoding recombinase RecA, with translation MSSEKEAKLKALQLTLDKLDKTYGKGTVMKMGDKAIEEVEVISSGSLGVDLALGVGGYPKGRIIEIYGPESSGKTTLTLHAIAEAQKAGGIAAFIDAEHAFDRHYAEKLGVNIEDLIISQPDNGEQALEIAENLIRSGAIDIVVIDSVAALTPKSEIEGEMGDSKMGLHARLMSQALRKLTGTISKTNCTVFFINQLREKIGVMFGNPETTTGGNALKFYASVRLDIRRASQIKDGENVIGNRTKVKVVKNKVAPPFKTAEFDIMYGEGVSKTGEILDLAVEFEIIKKSGSWFSYGDTKLGQGRDAVKALIKDNPELAEELEEKIKSQIKELGAE, from the coding sequence ATGAGTTCAGAAAAAGAAGCCAAACTAAAAGCCCTACAACTTACACTAGACAAACTAGACAAAACCTACGGAAAAGGAACCGTAATGAAAATGGGGGACAAAGCCATTGAAGAAGTAGAAGTAATCTCTTCGGGTTCTCTGGGAGTTGATTTAGCTTTAGGTGTAGGTGGCTACCCAAAAGGAAGAATTATTGAAATTTATGGTCCTGAATCATCTGGAAAAACAACCTTAACATTACACGCTATTGCCGAAGCTCAAAAAGCAGGCGGAATAGCGGCCTTCATCGATGCTGAACATGCCTTTGATAGACATTATGCTGAGAAACTAGGCGTAAATATTGAAGATTTAATTATCTCACAACCAGATAATGGAGAGCAAGCATTAGAAATTGCCGAAAACTTAATTCGTTCAGGAGCAATTGATATTGTGGTAATTGACTCAGTAGCTGCTTTGACTCCAAAAAGTGAAATTGAAGGCGAAATGGGAGATTCTAAAATGGGACTTCATGCCCGTTTAATGTCACAAGCCTTACGTAAATTAACAGGAACTATTAGCAAAACAAACTGTACTGTTTTCTTTATCAATCAATTAAGAGAAAAAATTGGGGTAATGTTTGGAAATCCAGAAACTACAACTGGTGGTAACGCCTTGAAATTTTATGCGTCTGTTCGTTTGGATATTCGTCGTGCTTCACAAATTAAAGATGGTGAAAACGTAATTGGAAACAGAACTAAAGTAAAAGTGGTGAAAAATAAAGTAGCTCCCCCATTTAAAACCGCAGAATTTGACATTATGTATGGCGAAGGCGTGTCTAAAACTGGAGAAATTTTAGACTTAGCAGTAGAATTTGAAATTATCAAAAAATCAGGTTCTTGGTTTAGCTATGGAGATACAAAACTAGGACAAGGTAGGGATGCTGTTAAAGCCTTAATCAAAGACAACCCAGAATTAGCCGAAGAATTAGAAGAAAAAATCAAGTCACAAATCAAAGAATTAGGCGCTGAATAA
- a CDS encoding helix-turn-helix domain-containing protein: MFLIGPFVYFYVRNTLTGFYRLHKYDWIHFVPTIIATIGSFPYLFLPFENKLQLANQIIHDLNTINTIEVNLFYTFQQSFGLRTLLVFVYLLYCFYLLWKYYPSKKTERQNPKKQYFIIYRWLVLFLSNMLFICISFTYLALNAGFSMSNESISNGYLLYIMAGFAYSLMSFSLLLFPEVLYGIPRNSTSNLTKKKKEKRKTIPEEDPFFELSVQIQNYLQEKKPYLKFDFTMSTIAIDLKIPQNQVAYCITHLMNINFSKLKTKLRIAHAIELLESGTNSIVTIEAIGKQSGFKTRSNFYSAFKKEIGITPSEYVQNMNQ, from the coding sequence ATGTTTCTAATAGGCCCTTTCGTATATTTCTATGTAAGAAACACATTAACAGGTTTTTATAGATTACACAAATACGATTGGATTCATTTTGTGCCAACTATAATTGCTACAATAGGTAGTTTTCCTTATCTTTTTTTGCCTTTTGAAAACAAACTCCAATTGGCCAATCAGATTATTCATGACTTGAATACAATAAATACTATTGAAGTAAATTTATTCTATACTTTTCAACAAAGTTTCGGTTTACGAACCCTTTTAGTTTTTGTATATTTATTGTACTGTTTTTACTTACTTTGGAAGTACTATCCTTCGAAAAAAACAGAAAGACAAAATCCTAAAAAACAATATTTTATAATTTACCGGTGGCTAGTTTTATTTTTATCTAACATGCTTTTCATTTGTATTAGCTTTACTTACTTAGCCTTAAACGCAGGATTCTCTATGTCTAATGAATCTATAAGCAATGGATATTTGTTATACATTATGGCTGGTTTTGCCTACTCTTTAATGTCTTTTTCGCTTTTGTTATTCCCTGAAGTCCTTTACGGAATACCTAGAAATAGCACTTCAAATCTGACCAAGAAAAAGAAAGAAAAAAGAAAAACTATACCTGAAGAAGATCCTTTTTTTGAACTGTCAGTGCAAATTCAAAACTATCTTCAAGAAAAAAAACCATACCTGAAATTTGATTTTACAATGAGCACTATAGCTATTGATCTTAAAATACCCCAAAATCAAGTTGCATATTGTATCACACATTTAATGAATATTAATTTTTCAAAACTAAAAACTAAATTACGAATCGCTCATGCAATTGAATTGTTAGAATCTGGAACTAATTCAATAGTAACTATTGAGGCTATTGGAAAACAGTCGGGATTTAAAACCCGATCGAATTTTTATAGTGCTTTCAAAAAAGAGATTGGAATCACTCCAAGTGAATATGTTCAAAATATGAATCAATGA
- a CDS encoding gliding motility-associated C-terminal domain-containing protein, with protein MKNKKGILRIQQHVQKTILFLSIFFLTTLHAQVEVSVPFSEGFIGIKGSNPQDATNITTFTTLGIAKAFFVQQSASGIFEIPSGYQGNDIPGTIRLQLSSGQIIEFPGAIVWRNTNGSTVNMFGILPNSSISPINFTYGGSSTYTISSTSDLGFKKIGANLTFTDGSNVSGNAATSGLLNDLNAYLTVTQGLRPAGPVTVTSQTTSNTTPTISGTATLQNGETLSVTVNGVVYTTTNGLVITGSTWSLPMNTALTAGNTYPVTATITNTAGYTLSDTTTSELAITQAGVSAVVTSVSQLVPFSACSGSASVVQSFSISGTSLTANVVVTAPTGFEVSLTNGSGYSTSVTITASGTLTATTVYVRMASTATGTPSGNINVVSGSVSQNVAVSGTVNSLPSAPTALASQLICTGDAVTGLSATAPTGTTLSWYDAPTGGNLITGITSAVAGTTYYVQANDITTGCASTRTAVTAVTNNALHLDGVNDVVNLSSLSIQDGATAFTIEAWIKPDNSNFDGAWHAIFGKQSGANNTRVPSLYLMSGKIHLSAWEDNTLADFGFVTPNAHILQNVWSHVAVVKEGTAFKVYVNGNLVHTAPAPTAVNVNNPYQMGFVDNYYAGLLDEVRFWNTSRTASEIANNLNTVLTGNETGLVDYYQFNQGIAGGNNASITTLFDSTSTPNNGTLTNFAKTGTTSNFVAGYFAQITGASQVNTGTTIQLSHPVAGGTWSSNATSVATVDSNGLVSGLTDGTATITYTQCNNTTTKVITVRGIDSDGDGLTDANDPDDDNDGLLDYEEQDCSASTSVSNTLNPTNFYYVTWNSYTGGVLRGTVNVAGTIVNVSVTNSNNSIIDYGMAPYCGTSYWAPQPSGNGGANSFRSTTLGQHRFVFDQPINNPRFFISSLNKTLDLSQPGQLIKSNNAFPGVALNTPITALPGAEGCGTISFNGNVSEVSFTGRAYEYYCDFSLGIAGLVDASACLDIDTDGDGTPNRLDLDSDADGVLDATEKIDNTDEKDSCDFVLEHQTEPTDAAWNTADCDNDGVSNGDELTDGTNPLNPDSDGDGVIDGTEKLDGTDAKDGCKFIQAHQTVATSTTWNAADCDGDGTNNRQEILNNTDPLVGDSDGDGVLDNQEILDGTNKNNSCDFVVASRTLAPSTSWNTSDCDNDGIPNAVDGVVDTDNDGTPNFRDLDSDNDGITDAIEKGTNGASPVDTDNDGTPDYRDLDSDNDGITDAVEKGPGTSPLDTDNDGTPDYRDLDSDNDGITDAVEKGTGATPRDTDNDGTPDYRDLDSDNDGITDAVEKGPGSTPLDTDNDGTPDYRDLDSDNDGITDAVEKGPGTSPLDTDNDGTPDYRDLDSDNDGTTDALEKGSGISPMDTDGDGIPDFRDLDSDNDGIVDSLDNCPLTPNANQADNDNDGLGDACDDDDDNDGVLDTRDNCPLTANANQADRDRDGKGDVCDLIEINVSQAITPNGDGVNDTWVIYNIENHPGSIVRVFNRWGKEVFYSNNYQNDWTGHYKDNNETLPSAVSYFYQIDLNGDGSIDAQGWLYIRE; from the coding sequence ATGAAAAACAAAAAAGGTATCTTACGTATTCAACAACATGTTCAAAAAACAATATTGTTTCTTTCAATATTTTTTTTGACAACACTTCATGCTCAAGTAGAAGTTAGTGTTCCTTTTTCGGAAGGGTTTATAGGAATAAAAGGTTCTAATCCGCAGGACGCGACAAACATCACTACTTTTACTACTTTAGGTATAGCTAAAGCGTTTTTTGTACAGCAGTCTGCTTCTGGTATTTTTGAAATACCTTCAGGGTATCAAGGAAATGATATTCCAGGAACGATTCGTTTACAACTATCTTCAGGTCAGATCATTGAATTCCCGGGAGCTATTGTTTGGAGAAATACTAATGGATCAACGGTAAATATGTTTGGTATCTTACCAAATTCTTCAATAAGCCCCATCAATTTTACCTACGGAGGATCTTCTACTTATACGATTAGTTCCACAAGTGATTTAGGGTTCAAAAAAATCGGAGCTAACTTGACATTTACAGATGGCTCCAACGTTTCAGGAAACGCGGCTACCTCTGGATTATTAAATGATTTGAATGCGTATTTAACGGTAACACAAGGATTACGACCAGCAGGTCCTGTAACAGTAACATCACAAACAACATCTAATACAACACCAACTATTTCAGGAACAGCAACTTTACAAAATGGAGAAACCTTATCTGTAACGGTTAATGGAGTAGTTTATACTACTACTAATGGTTTGGTAATTACAGGAAGTACTTGGTCTTTACCGATGAATACAGCTTTAACGGCTGGAAATACTTATCCTGTTACAGCAACAATTACGAATACAGCGGGTTATACCTTAAGTGATACTACAACTAGTGAGTTGGCTATTACTCAAGCAGGTGTTTCAGCTGTTGTAACTTCTGTTTCGCAATTAGTACCATTTTCGGCATGTTCAGGTTCAGCATCAGTTGTTCAAAGTTTTTCTATTTCTGGAACAAGTTTAACAGCAAATGTAGTGGTAACAGCCCCTACAGGTTTTGAAGTTTCTTTAACAAATGGTTCTGGATATAGTACTAGTGTTACAATAACAGCTTCGGGAACATTAACTGCTACAACGGTTTATGTACGAATGGCATCAACAGCCACAGGAACACCAAGTGGTAACATAAACGTGGTTTCGGGTTCGGTTTCACAAAATGTCGCTGTGTCGGGAACTGTAAACTCACTTCCATCAGCCCCAACAGCTTTAGCTTCACAATTAATTTGTACTGGAGACGCGGTTACAGGTTTAAGTGCAACTGCACCAACAGGAACTACTTTGTCTTGGTATGACGCACCAACGGGAGGAAACTTAATTACCGGAATTACATCAGCTGTTGCTGGAACTACATATTATGTTCAGGCTAATGATATTACTACGGGATGTGCTAGTACAAGAACAGCTGTTACTGCTGTAACAAATAATGCTTTGCATTTAGATGGTGTGAATGATGTTGTTAATTTAAGTAGTCTTTCTATACAAGATGGTGCTACAGCATTTACGATTGAAGCCTGGATTAAGCCAGATAATTCTAATTTTGATGGGGCATGGCACGCTATATTTGGAAAACAATCAGGAGCTAACAATACAAGAGTACCATCACTTTACTTGATGAGTGGAAAAATCCATTTATCTGCATGGGAAGATAATACATTGGCTGATTTTGGTTTTGTAACTCCGAATGCTCATATCCTTCAAAATGTATGGTCTCATGTAGCGGTAGTTAAAGAAGGAACGGCTTTTAAGGTATATGTAAATGGAAATTTAGTTCACACCGCACCTGCTCCTACAGCTGTTAATGTGAACAATCCGTATCAAATGGGATTTGTAGATAATTATTATGCGGGATTATTGGATGAAGTTCGTTTTTGGAATACCTCTAGAACCGCTTCTGAAATTGCTAATAACTTAAATACTGTTTTAACAGGTAATGAAACAGGTTTGGTTGATTATTACCAATTTAATCAAGGAATTGCAGGAGGTAACAATGCGAGTATAACTACTTTGTTTGATTCCACCTCTACACCTAACAATGGGACACTTACTAACTTTGCAAAAACAGGAACAACCAGTAATTTTGTTGCGGGGTATTTTGCTCAAATTACAGGAGCATCCCAAGTTAATACAGGAACTACTATTCAGTTGTCTCATCCTGTAGCAGGTGGGACTTGGTCAAGTAATGCTACTAGTGTTGCAACTGTAGATAGCAATGGATTAGTTTCTGGATTAACAGATGGTACCGCTACAATTACTTATACACAATGTAATAATACTACAACTAAGGTAATTACTGTTAGAGGAATCGATTCAGATGGCGATGGATTGACAGATGCTAATGATCCAGATGATGATAATGATGGATTGTTAGATTATGAAGAACAAGACTGTTCGGCAAGCACTTCAGTTAGTAATACTTTGAACCCAACAAATTTTTATTATGTTACTTGGAATTCATATACAGGAGGTGTTTTAAGAGGGACTGTAAATGTTGCAGGAACTATTGTGAATGTTTCTGTAACTAATTCAAACAATTCTATTATTGATTATGGAATGGCACCTTATTGTGGCACTTCATATTGGGCACCACAACCAAGTGGTAATGGAGGAGCTAATTCGTTCAGGAGTACCACATTAGGCCAACATCGATTTGTTTTTGATCAACCTATCAATAATCCAAGATTCTTTATATCTTCTTTGAATAAGACTTTAGATTTATCGCAACCTGGACAATTAATTAAATCAAATAACGCTTTTCCTGGTGTTGCATTGAATACACCAATTACAGCACTACCAGGTGCTGAAGGATGCGGAACGATTTCATTTAATGGGAATGTGTCTGAAGTTTCTTTTACAGGAAGAGCATATGAATATTATTGTGATTTTTCTCTAGGAATTGCCGGCTTAGTCGATGCAAGCGCCTGTTTAGATATTGATACTGATGGCGATGGAACTCCAAACAGATTGGATTTAGACAGTGATGCTGACGGAGTTTTAGATGCTACTGAAAAAATAGATAATACAGATGAAAAAGACTCTTGTGATTTTGTTTTAGAACATCAAACAGAGCCAACAGATGCCGCTTGGAATACAGCAGATTGTGATAATGATGGTGTTTCAAATGGCGACGAACTAACGGATGGTACTAATCCATTGAACCCAGATTCAGACGGAGACGGAGTAATAGATGGTACTGAAAAGTTAGATGGTACTGATGCGAAAGATGGATGTAAGTTTATTCAAGCACATCAAACGGTAGCTACAAGTACTACTTGGAATGCTGCAGATTGTGATGGTGACGGAACCAACAATAGACAAGAAATATTAAACAATACCGATCCATTAGTTGGAGATTCAGATGGTGATGGAGTGTTAGATAACCAAGAAATTTTGGACGGGACTAATAAAAATAACTCATGTGATTTTGTTGTGGCTAGTCGAACGTTAGCACCAAGCACATCATGGAATACTTCTGATTGTGACAATGACGGAATTCCTAATGCAGTAGATGGAGTAGTAGATACCGATAATGACGGCACTCCTAATTTTAGAGATTTGGATTCAGACAACGATGGAATCACCGATGCTATAGAAAAAGGCACAAATGGAGCTAGTCCAGTTGATACTGATAATGATGGTACACCTGATTATAGAGACTTGGATTCAGACAATGATGGAATTACCGATGCAGTAGAAAAAGGACCTGGAACATCACCATTAGATACTGACAATGACGGTACACCGGATTATAGAGATTTGGATTCAGATAATGATGGAATTACCGATGCAGTAGAAAAAGGAACCGGAGCTACTCCAAGGGATACAGATAATGATGGCACACCAGATTATAGAGATTTAGATTCTGATAACGATGGTATTACTGATGCTGTTGAGAAAGGACCTGGATCAACACCATTGGATACAGATAATGATGGCACACCGGATTATAGAGATTTGGATTCAGACAATGATGGAATTACCGATGCAGTAGAAAAAGGACCTGGAACATCACCATTGGATACCGATAATGATGGCACACCGGATTATAGAGATTTGGATTCTGATAACGATGGAACAACTGATGCCCTTGAAAAAGGTAGCGGAATTTCTCCGATGGATACCGATGGAGACGGAATCCCTGATTTTAGAGATTTAGATTCTGATAATGATGGAATAGTAGATAGTTTAGACAATTGTCCATTAACTCCAAACGCTAATCAAGCTGATAATGACAATGATGGTTTAGGTGATGCTTGTGATGATGATGATGATAATGATGGGGTTTTAGACACTAGAGATAATTGTCCGCTGACCGCAAACGCTAATCAAGCAGATAGAGACCGTGACGGAAAAGGAGATGTTTGTGATCTAATTGAAATTAATGTTTCGCAAGCGATTACCCCAAATGGAGACGGTGTAAATGATACTTGGGTAATCTACAACATTGAAAATCACCCTGGAAGTATTGTACGTGTATTTAACCGATGGGGCAAAGAAGTGTTCTATTCAAATAATTACCAAAATGATTGGACAGGACATTATAAAGATAACAATGAGACTTTACCATCAGCCGTTTCTTATTTCTATCAAATCGATTTGAATGGTGATGGATCAATAGATGCACAAGGGTGGTTATATATCAGAGAATAG
- a CDS encoding PorP/SprF family type IX secretion system membrane protein — translation MKKINYIAGLALLMVSSFAMAQQESVFAFYKSHMNLINPAYVGVNNETLWTSSLRKQWTGIEEAPETQTVSYGTALGKNMGIGVSVINDRTFIEKETFLGVDFCYKVQMDATTDLYLGIKAGGNFYNVNTTGLETYNMQSDRALASINAFNPNFGVGALLKRDNWYASLSIPRLLNTSKAVNQSGYAMTATDRPHIYLSGGYDFNINSFFVVKPSVMIRYVNGAPTSIDLTTMLQIEKNFELGGMYRTDKAYAAMTTVRLNKRFLFGFAYEMSLQPTLAAARNTNEILLQFKF, via the coding sequence ATGAAAAAAATAAATTATATAGCGGGTTTAGCACTTCTTATGGTAAGTAGTTTTGCTATGGCTCAACAAGAAAGTGTTTTTGCCTTCTACAAATCACATATGAATTTAATTAACCCAGCTTATGTTGGAGTAAATAACGAGACACTCTGGACGAGTTCTTTAAGAAAACAATGGACAGGAATAGAAGAAGCTCCTGAAACACAAACCGTTTCTTATGGAACAGCCCTAGGCAAGAACATGGGAATTGGAGTATCTGTAATCAATGACAGAACATTTATAGAGAAGGAAACTTTTTTAGGTGTTGATTTTTGTTATAAAGTTCAAATGGACGCTACAACTGATTTGTATTTAGGAATCAAAGCAGGAGGTAATTTCTACAATGTTAATACTACTGGCTTAGAAACATATAATATGCAGTCAGATAGAGCGCTAGCCTCTATCAATGCTTTTAATCCTAATTTTGGAGTGGGTGCCTTATTGAAAAGAGATAATTGGTATGCTTCTTTGTCTATTCCAAGGTTACTTAATACAAGCAAAGCGGTAAATCAATCGGGTTACGCAATGACAGCTACTGATAGACCTCATATTTATTTAAGTGGAGGGTATGATTTTAACATCAATTCTTTTTTTGTAGTAAAACCTTCTGTAATGATCCGTTACGTTAATGGTGCGCCAACATCTATAGATTTAACCACAATGTTACAGATAGAGAAAAATTTTGAACTAGGAGGGATGTATAGAACAGATAAAGCCTATGCAGCTATGACTACTGTAAGACTTAACAAGCGTTTTCTTTTTGGATTTGCATATGAAATGAGTCTGCAACCTACACTTGCCGCAGCTAGAAATACTAACGAGATCTTGTTACAATTTAAGTTTTAA
- a CDS encoding helix-turn-helix domain-containing protein, producing the protein MAHYFAIYGKSPFWLAIFYNHFTPLMLLLGPLLLFYVRGTLNDTSRLNKWDILHFIPALIHLIGIIPYFFQPFEEKIKIASAIIENVDTIITINTNYFYTSTVGFITRPVLLLVYILYCMVLIWNRFTVSKEDQSIPQKQLFFSLRWLIVLIMSLFFIVVEFLIITYNSIFIKPSIGLINSYPLYILSGVAYCIMSFSLLLFPNILYGIPKRIITGGDTKKAKAQKAIPISEESTTNNEDPFYDLSENIKEYLEREKPFLNPDFSVSDIALALQVPQNHVLYCINDIMQTKFSTLKSNLRIAYAVELLSGDLKESFTIEGIAQQSGFNTRASFYNAFKDKTGMTPTEFIAIQKAKIT; encoded by the coding sequence ATGGCTCATTATTTTGCCATCTATGGTAAATCTCCTTTTTGGTTAGCCATTTTTTACAATCATTTTACACCTTTAATGTTGTTGTTAGGCCCTTTATTATTATTTTATGTTAGAGGTACTTTAAACGATACATCTAGGTTAAATAAATGGGATATTCTTCATTTTATACCTGCACTAATTCATTTAATAGGAATCATTCCATATTTTTTTCAACCTTTTGAAGAAAAAATTAAAATTGCTTCCGCCATCATTGAAAATGTAGATACTATTATAACAATTAATACGAACTATTTTTATACCAGCACTGTTGGTTTTATTACCAGACCCGTATTGCTTTTGGTTTATATTTTGTACTGTATGGTTTTGATATGGAATCGTTTTACGGTATCTAAAGAAGACCAAAGTATCCCTCAAAAGCAATTGTTTTTTTCACTTCGCTGGCTTATTGTTCTCATAATGAGTTTGTTTTTTATAGTTGTAGAGTTCTTAATTATCACGTACAACTCTATCTTTATTAAACCTAGTATAGGACTAATAAATTCTTATCCATTATACATCTTATCTGGTGTTGCTTATTGTATTATGTCCTTCTCGCTACTACTCTTTCCTAATATATTATATGGAATTCCAAAACGAATCATTACAGGAGGAGACACTAAAAAAGCAAAAGCTCAGAAAGCTATTCCTATTTCAGAAGAATCCACCACAAACAATGAGGACCCTTTTTATGATCTTTCTGAAAACATAAAAGAATACTTGGAAAGAGAAAAACCTTTTCTTAACCCTGATTTTTCTGTTAGTGACATCGCTTTAGCTCTTCAAGTGCCTCAAAATCATGTGCTATATTGTATTAATGATATCATGCAAACTAAATTTTCTACTCTAAAATCAAATCTTAGAATAGCATATGCTGTTGAATTACTTTCTGGAGACTTAAAAGAATCGTTTACCATTGAAGGTATTGCACAACAGTCTGGCTTTAACACTAGGGCCAGTTTTTATAATGCTTTTAAAGACAAAACAGGCATGACACCAACAGAGTTTATAGCCATTCAGAAAGCTAAAATAACATAA